Proteins co-encoded in one Acidithiobacillus caldus ATCC 51756 genomic window:
- a CDS encoding ATP-binding protein, with amino-acid sequence MSEAQSLGLDFVADDALSGFRLMRLSVFNWGTFDGRVWTLQLDGKNGLLTGDIGSGKSTLVDAITTLLVPAHRIAYNKAAGADSRERTLRSYVLGHYKSERNEVTGVAKPVSLRDEHSYSVILGVFYNAGYDQMVSLAQVFWMKEAQGQPARFFLGAERSLSIAEDFANFGTDIAALRRRLRGTGADLFDSFPPYAAWFRRRFGIENDQALELFHQTVSMKSVGNLTDFVRNHMLEPFEVASRIQALIGHFDDLNRAHQAVLKAQQQVELLTPLVADCKRHSELVKEVNHLRQCRDGLRAHFASLKLGLLDKRLDLLDEEWNKIDGQVRRLDGMREEQGRQVDELKQAINDNGGDRLERLAAEIHRKEQLRDARKAKDARYRELVAVLGESVPRDDAGFTAQRAQFKAWREDIQNRDADLQNTLTEHGVSLRQGKLEHERLTAEIESLKRRRSNIDDQQIQIRAALCAALGLEVDDMPFAGELIQVRDEERDWEGAAERLLRGFGLALLVPDAHYKAVAEWVDSSHLRGRLVYFHVRPRKTSDLPELHHDSLVRKLVIKPDSPHYDWLERELAHRFDVACCATQEQFRRETRAITRAGQIKDPTGRHEKDDRHAISDRSRYVLGWSNSAKIAALEAKRRQLESHLGELGSQIGKIDGERKELLSKLDALTRLEEFTSFEEIDWASVATDIAALEDERQKLAQASDVLSQLNERLQELQQALKGTEEELQSVRDRRAKVEQRRSDAQELRQQTALLVQDAAIDATLSTTLEAMRAEALGEHQLTVESCDNREQDVRAWLQARIDAEDRKLRHLTEKIIKTMVSFKEAFKLETAEMDASLEAAFEYENLLIQLNRDDLPRFVARFKELLNVNTINEIANFNAQLARERETIKERIAHINKSLGEIDYNPGRYIVLESQASPDAEIRDFQQDLRSCTEGAMTGSDDTQYSEAKFLQVKAIIDRFRGRDGLSEQDRRWTAKVTDVRNWFVFAASERWREDNSEHEHYSDSGGKSGGQKEKLAYTILAASLAYQFGLEWGAVRSRSFRFVVIDEAFGRGSDESAQYGLKLFRQLNLQLLIVTPLQKIHIIEPFVSSVGFVHNEGGRASKLRNLSIEAYRAQKASMPSKSQQAPTP; translated from the coding sequence ATGAGTGAGGCGCAGTCCCTGGGGCTGGATTTCGTGGCGGACGATGCCTTGTCGGGTTTTCGTCTCATGCGGCTTTCGGTTTTCAATTGGGGCACCTTCGACGGCCGGGTCTGGACGCTGCAACTGGACGGCAAGAATGGGCTACTCACTGGTGACATCGGTTCCGGCAAGTCCACGCTGGTGGATGCCATTACCACGCTGCTGGTGCCAGCCCATCGCATCGCCTATAACAAGGCCGCCGGAGCGGACAGCAGGGAACGGACCTTGCGTTCCTACGTGTTGGGGCACTATAAATCCGAACGCAACGAGGTCACGGGGGTGGCTAAGCCGGTATCCCTGCGCGACGAGCACAGCTATTCCGTCATCCTGGGCGTGTTTTACAACGCGGGGTACGACCAGATGGTGAGCCTGGCGCAAGTGTTCTGGATGAAGGAGGCGCAGGGGCAGCCCGCCCGCTTCTTCCTCGGGGCCGAGCGCAGCCTGTCGATCGCCGAGGACTTCGCAAACTTCGGCACCGACATCGCTGCCCTGCGCCGCCGGCTGCGCGGAACCGGCGCCGATCTCTTTGACAGCTTTCCGCCCTATGCGGCGTGGTTCAGGCGCCGCTTCGGCATCGAGAACGATCAGGCGCTGGAGCTCTTTCACCAGACGGTGTCGATGAAATCGGTGGGCAATCTCACCGACTTCGTGCGCAACCATATGCTGGAGCCGTTCGAGGTGGCATCGCGCATCCAGGCACTGATCGGCCATTTCGACGATCTCAACCGCGCCCATCAAGCCGTGCTCAAGGCCCAGCAACAGGTGGAGTTGCTGACGCCCTTGGTGGCCGACTGCAAGCGGCACAGCGAACTGGTGAAGGAGGTGAATCATCTGCGGCAATGTCGCGACGGCCTGCGGGCGCACTTTGCCAGCCTCAAATTGGGATTGCTGGACAAGCGCCTAGATCTGCTCGATGAAGAGTGGAACAAGATCGATGGGCAGGTTCGACGCCTGGACGGTATGCGCGAGGAGCAAGGCCGACAGGTCGATGAGCTGAAACAGGCCATCAACGACAACGGCGGCGACCGTCTGGAGCGGCTCGCCGCCGAGATCCACAGGAAAGAGCAACTGCGCGATGCGCGCAAGGCCAAGGATGCGCGTTACCGTGAACTGGTGGCCGTTTTGGGTGAGTCCGTGCCCCGCGACGATGCCGGCTTTACCGCGCAGCGGGCGCAATTCAAGGCGTGGCGGGAAGATATCCAAAACCGCGATGCCGACCTCCAAAATACGCTGACCGAGCATGGCGTGAGCTTGCGCCAGGGAAAGCTCGAGCACGAACGGTTGACCGCGGAAATCGAGAGTCTCAAACGCCGTCGCAGCAACATCGACGACCAGCAGATTCAGATACGCGCCGCCCTCTGCGCCGCGCTGGGCCTGGAGGTGGATGATATGCCCTTCGCGGGCGAGTTGATCCAAGTACGCGATGAGGAGCGCGACTGGGAAGGTGCGGCCGAAAGACTGCTGCGCGGCTTCGGTCTGGCCCTGCTGGTGCCGGATGCCCACTACAAGGCGGTGGCCGAGTGGGTGGACAGTAGCCATCTGCGCGGGCGCTTGGTCTATTTCCACGTGCGACCGCGCAAAACATCCGATCTGCCGGAACTGCACCATGACTCCTTGGTGAGGAAACTCGTCATCAAGCCCGATTCACCCCACTACGACTGGCTGGAGCGGGAGCTCGCCCATCGTTTTGACGTGGCCTGTTGTGCCACGCAAGAGCAGTTCCGCCGGGAAACGCGGGCGATCACCCGCGCCGGCCAGATCAAAGACCCGACTGGCCGGCACGAGAAGGACGACCGGCACGCCATCTCCGACCGCAGCCGCTACGTGCTTGGCTGGAGCAACAGCGCCAAGATTGCCGCGCTGGAAGCCAAGCGCCGCCAGCTCGAAAGCCATCTCGGCGAGCTGGGCAGCCAGATCGGCAAGATCGACGGCGAGCGGAAGGAACTGCTATCCAAACTGGATGCATTGACCCGCCTGGAAGAGTTTACGAGCTTCGAAGAAATCGATTGGGCCAGCGTGGCAACGGACATCGCAGCTCTGGAAGACGAGCGCCAAAAGCTTGCGCAGGCATCGGATGTCCTCAGCCAATTGAACGAACGCTTGCAGGAACTGCAGCAGGCGCTCAAGGGCACCGAAGAAGAATTGCAATCCGTGCGCGACCGCCGCGCCAAGGTGGAGCAGCGTCGCTCGGATGCACAGGAACTACGCCAGCAGACGGCTTTACTGGTCCAGGACGCCGCTATCGATGCGACGCTGTCGACCACCTTGGAGGCGATGCGGGCCGAGGCCCTGGGAGAACACCAATTGACCGTAGAATCCTGCGACAACCGCGAGCAGGACGTACGCGCCTGGCTACAAGCTCGGATCGATGCCGAAGATCGGAAACTTCGACATCTCACAGAAAAAATTATCAAGACGATGGTCTCATTCAAGGAAGCCTTCAAGCTTGAGACCGCCGAGATGGATGCCAGCCTGGAAGCCGCCTTCGAATACGAAAACCTGCTCATACAGCTCAATCGCGATGATCTACCGCGTTTTGTTGCGCGGTTCAAAGAACTGCTCAACGTCAACACCATTAACGAAATCGCCAACTTCAATGCCCAACTGGCTCGCGAGCGTGAAACCATCAAGGAGCGTATCGCCCACATCAACAAATCGCTGGGTGAGATTGACTACAACCCCGGGCGCTATATCGTGCTCGAATCGCAGGCCAGCCCCGATGCCGAAATTCGCGATTTCCAGCAGGATCTACGCTCCTGCACCGAGGGTGCGATGACTGGCTCAGATGATACCCAGTATTCCGAAGCTAAGTTCCTCCAGGTCAAGGCCATCATCGACCGGTTCCGTGGCCGTGATGGCTTGTCGGAACAGGACCGCCGCTGGACCGCGAAAGTCACCGACGTGCGCAACTGGTTCGTGTTCGCCGCCAGCGAACGCTGGCGCGAGGACAATAGCGAACACGAGCACTACTCCGATTCTGGCGGCAAGTCGGGCGGGCAAAAAGAGAAATTGGCCTACACGATTCTCGCCGCCAGTCTGGCCTACCAATTCGGCCTGGAATGGGGGGCGGTGCGCTCGCGCTCCTTCCGCTTCGTGGTCATTGATGAGGCGTTTGGGCGCGGCTCGGATGAATCTGCCCAATACGGCCTAAAATTGTTTCGACAACTCAACCTGCAATTGTTGATCGTGACGCCGCTACAGAAAATCCACATCATCGAGCCCTTTGTATCCAGCGTAGGGTTCGTGCACAACGAAGGCGGTCGAGCCTCCAAATTGCGTAACCTGTCCATCGAAGCGTACCGGGCGCAGAAGGCCTCGATGCCAAGCAAATCGCAGCAGGCGCCTACGCCGTGA
- a CDS encoding DUF3322 domain-containing protein codes for MTWTGPKELKAQLVRLWERGELLRDTVTGQTRFPLRMSLRSPTSADITNRFDEVRQWAAELDATNAVRVEWQERKHRVQGAQKLPTCVWVETIEDALTWLGKRKDWERFSALISATRQTHPVLLPWLEKHPLQALALSEEWSRLLAVVTWLAEHPRPGIYLRQVDLPGIHSKFIETHRGVLTELLDLALPVAAVETSKSGLRQFPARYGFLEKPIRIRFRVLDPSIHVVPGSASPDITLDADSFSRLALDVQRVFITENETNFLAFPQVANAIVIFGAGYGWDALARSHWLKSSAMYYWGDIDTHGFGILDQLRGHFDHVVSFLMDRATLHAHAVFWGSEDKPLRVDLHRLTIEERALYDDLRNNRIRPGLRLEQEHIGFHWLAHRLHVPDSTCTSN; via the coding sequence GTGACTTGGACTGGCCCAAAAGAATTGAAAGCGCAGTTGGTGCGGCTTTGGGAGCGCGGTGAACTGCTGCGAGATACTGTGACAGGCCAGACGCGTTTTCCTTTGCGCATGTCTCTCAGGTCCCCAACCTCTGCGGACATTACAAATCGTTTTGATGAAGTTCGCCAATGGGCCGCCGAATTGGACGCGACGAATGCAGTGCGCGTGGAGTGGCAGGAGCGCAAGCACCGCGTCCAGGGCGCGCAAAAGCTGCCAACTTGCGTGTGGGTCGAGACGATTGAGGATGCGTTGACCTGGTTAGGCAAACGCAAAGATTGGGAACGCTTTTCCGCCCTGATTTCCGCCACCCGACAAACGCACCCAGTCTTGCTGCCCTGGCTAGAGAAGCACCCACTGCAGGCATTGGCGCTATCCGAAGAATGGTCACGATTACTTGCTGTAGTAACATGGCTTGCCGAGCATCCGCGTCCCGGCATTTACTTGCGGCAAGTGGATTTGCCAGGCATTCACAGCAAATTCATCGAAACCCATCGCGGTGTACTGACCGAATTACTGGATCTGGCCTTGCCTGTCGCTGCGGTGGAGACCAGCAAATCCGGTCTGCGTCAGTTTCCAGCCCGTTACGGATTTTTGGAAAAACCGATCCGTATTCGCTTCCGCGTACTTGATCCGTCGATTCATGTCGTACCCGGCTCAGCATCCCCCGACATAACTCTGGATGCCGATAGCTTCAGTCGCTTGGCGCTCGACGTGCAGCGTGTATTCATCACCGAGAACGAAACCAACTTCCTGGCCTTTCCGCAGGTAGCGAATGCCATCGTGATTTTTGGTGCTGGTTATGGTTGGGATGCACTTGCCCGCAGTCATTGGCTCAAAAGCAGTGCCATGTATTATTGGGGTGATATCGATACGCACGGTTTTGGCATTCTGGATCAGCTTCGCGGCCACTTTGACCACGTGGTTTCGTTCTTGATGGATAGAGCCACGCTCCATGCGCACGCGGTTTTTTGGGGCAGTGAGGACAAACCCCTCCGAGTGGACTTGCACCGACTCACGATCGAGGAGAGAGCCCTCTACGACGACCTGCGCAATAACCGCATTCGCCCCGGACTACGGCTCGAGCAAGAGCACATCGGCTTTCACTGGCTCGCCCACCGCCTTCATGTCCCTGATAGCACGTGCACATCCAATTGA
- a CDS encoding type II toxin-antitoxin system Phd/YefM family antitoxin: protein MRYSSQVKPISYLKANAAEVLTRLAEQREPMVITQNGEAKAVLQDIASFEETQETLALLKILALGNRDLAAGKVKPVSDVVARLRAK from the coding sequence ATGCGCTACTCATCACAAGTCAAGCCGATCAGCTATCTCAAAGCCAACGCAGCCGAGGTGCTGACGCGCCTCGCGGAGCAGCGTGAACCGATGGTCATCACCCAAAACGGCGAAGCCAAGGCGGTACTGCAGGACATCGCTTCGTTCGAGGAGACGCAAGAAACACTGGCCTTGCTAAAGATTCTCGCGTTGGGCAATCGGGATTTGGCCGCTGGCAAGGTCAAGCCTGTCTCTGACGTCGTTGCCCGCTTGCGGGCCAAGTGA
- a CDS encoding type II toxin-antitoxin system RelE/ParE family toxin → MAGTPAKFEVLLTEGTEQDLEAIHDYLCEFDCIANATHVLDELMSVGESLSKFPERGSYPKELVGLGIKEYRQIFLKPYRVIYRVTGSQVIIYLIADGRRDLQSILARRLLGA, encoded by the coding sequence ATGGCAGGCACGCCTGCCAAGTTTGAGGTCTTGCTCACCGAGGGTACGGAGCAGGACTTGGAGGCCATCCACGATTACCTCTGCGAATTCGACTGCATCGCCAACGCCACCCATGTGTTGGATGAGTTGATGTCCGTTGGGGAGAGTCTGTCGAAATTCCCGGAACGCGGTAGCTATCCGAAGGAACTGGTCGGCCTTGGGATCAAAGAATACCGCCAGATCTTCCTTAAACCCTATCGCGTGATCTACCGTGTCACAGGCAGCCAAGTCATTATTTACCTGATTGCGGACGGACGCCGCGACCTGCAATCCATACTCGCTCGTCGCCTGTTAGGTGCTTGA
- a CDS encoding ParB/RepB/Spo0J family partition protein has translation MAKVDISKAIQNNVTRRAFQDLEAAVAKKPADTPQSAYQFLPLDAIEPDPDQPRRISGMSDGDDPHGLEELAGSILAHGIIQPITVRSLGGGRYRIVSGERRWRAAKIALQTGEPCRRKGYDLARIPAVLVTPESEHDRLEMQMVENLARADMTPLDTARALQKLLDETKISVSELARRLGKSRTWVLQILNVASPEAQEVSNRIGVPLEEIGQADLMRMKPWLADGRQAILEAVRVRIAQGEPYSRSLVDEEASRYDLESGLGLQRRGLSLDDLRILQSWQADPEKAAALARVQGGMSLADALASTVDRSGTDERKKEPQAETETPTSFRNHEQNAVEDSGNAGGFEDAPEHWNPETDRLEPEIDQPRFERQDASDPVASPYTAVEQASRGRSDSITIELPGELIALIFEKAGLARPLDLDRDTLLDALGRALS, from the coding sequence ATGGCTAAGGTGGATATCAGCAAGGCGATTCAGAACAATGTCACCAGGCGGGCATTCCAGGATCTGGAGGCCGCCGTCGCCAAAAAGCCTGCGGACACACCCCAATCGGCCTACCAATTTTTGCCGCTGGATGCCATCGAACCGGACCCGGATCAGCCCCGGCGCATCTCCGGTATGTCGGACGGTGATGACCCGCACGGGCTGGAAGAATTGGCGGGCAGCATCTTGGCGCACGGCATTATCCAGCCCATTACCGTGCGCTCTCTGGGCGGTGGCCGTTACCGCATAGTCAGCGGCGAGCGGCGTTGGCGTGCCGCAAAAATCGCCCTGCAAACGGGGGAGCCCTGTCGGCGCAAAGGGTATGACCTGGCACGGATTCCGGCAGTGCTGGTGACTCCCGAGTCGGAACACGACCGGCTGGAAATGCAGATGGTGGAGAATCTGGCGCGGGCAGATATGACCCCCCTGGATACGGCCAGGGCACTGCAAAAGCTACTGGACGAGACGAAGATTTCCGTGAGTGAACTAGCTCGGCGCTTGGGAAAATCGCGGACATGGGTTCTCCAAATACTGAATGTTGCCAGCCCAGAGGCTCAGGAAGTCTCCAATCGAATCGGTGTACCCCTGGAAGAGATTGGGCAAGCCGACTTGATGCGCATGAAGCCTTGGCTTGCCGATGGGCGGCAAGCCATCCTGGAGGCGGTGCGCGTGCGGATTGCCCAAGGCGAGCCTTATTCGCGTTCATTGGTGGACGAAGAAGCCAGCCGTTACGATCTGGAGTCCGGTCTGGGTCTCCAGAGGCGGGGGCTCTCTCTGGACGATCTGCGGATACTCCAGTCCTGGCAAGCCGATCCCGAAAAGGCGGCGGCACTGGCACGGGTGCAGGGCGGCATGAGCCTTGCCGATGCCCTGGCGAGCACCGTGGACCGTTCAGGCACTGACGAGCGGAAAAAAGAGCCCCAAGCAGAAACCGAAACTCCGACCAGTTTCCGGAACCACGAGCAGAATGCAGTGGAAGATTCCGGCAACGCCGGAGGCTTTGAGGACGCTCCGGAGCACTGGAACCCGGAGACGGATCGGTTGGAGCCAGAGATCGATCAACCCAGATTTGAGCGGCAGGATGCTTCGGATCCCGTAGCCAGCCCCTACACGGCAGTGGAACAGGCCAGTCGCGGTCGGAGTGACTCCATCACGATCGAGCTACCAGGCGAGCTGATCGCCTTGATCTTTGAGAAAGCGGGCCTGGCCCGCCCTCTGGATCTGGATCGGGACACCCTGCTGGATGCCTTGGGCAGGGCCCTGTCGTGA
- a CDS encoding ParA family protein, giving the protein MKFITVTNQKGGVGKTALSLHIAEYAARAKGARTLLVDLDGQRNATFLATGRARHEAGTVLDLWDDELPVPRPVASRMSFDVLPGNEYAAEVDKQPEEETQRALHRLHSLDYDLVVFDTPPAVGARQVVPMQQGGLLVVPLEPEIQAIQGLAGLLQIWTDIAQEIRLDLRLVVNKRIKNSTHQEAILDTLRRSAAAGPHMLPEELTSRTLVPNALKDGKPVWDYDRNDPAVAVWASVCKKLIEQVLVVDDIETQEEAYG; this is encoded by the coding sequence ATGAAGTTCATTACGGTAACGAACCAGAAGGGCGGAGTTGGAAAAACCGCCCTGTCCCTGCACATCGCCGAATACGCGGCGCGGGCCAAGGGCGCACGGACTCTGCTGGTCGATCTGGACGGCCAAAGAAACGCGACCTTTCTGGCTACCGGGAGAGCGCGGCACGAAGCAGGTACGGTGCTTGATCTGTGGGATGACGAGTTGCCGGTTCCAAGGCCCGTGGCGTCGCGCATGTCCTTTGACGTGCTGCCTGGCAACGAGTATGCCGCCGAGGTCGACAAGCAGCCCGAGGAAGAGACGCAGAGGGCGCTACACCGGCTGCACTCCCTCGATTACGACCTGGTGGTATTCGACACGCCGCCTGCTGTGGGGGCGCGGCAGGTGGTTCCCATGCAACAGGGCGGATTGCTGGTGGTTCCTCTGGAGCCGGAGATTCAGGCGATCCAGGGGCTCGCCGGGCTGCTGCAAATCTGGACGGACATTGCCCAGGAGATTCGTCTGGACCTGCGGCTGGTGGTCAACAAGCGCATCAAGAACTCCACGCATCAGGAAGCGATTCTTGACACGCTCCGTCGCTCTGCTGCGGCTGGACCGCACATGCTGCCGGAGGAGTTGACTTCCCGAACCCTCGTTCCCAACGCGCTGAAAGACGGGAAGCCCGTCTGGGATTACGACCGGAACGACCCGGCCGTGGCGGTGTGGGCATCGGTCTGCAAGAAACTCATCGAGCAGGTTTTGGTGGTGGACGATATAGAAACTCAGGAGGAGGCATATGGCTAA
- a CDS encoding S26 family signal peptidase, translating into MKCWYVWAKRLLWWLFWAIVGLLCLLAGVGIWMQREHLVLNLSTCEPLGLYQLIGNPYPLHDGELVEVELPDPITHPAVAEGLRDHWFPENQPWIKQVGALPGQTVTLSRQGVWVDGRYLPNSHVDRRTPGGRDAILHYPFGTYHLKNGQVWLYAPGNYAFDSSYYGPASQGHILQAAHPYWILPGSQYWLRKGD; encoded by the coding sequence GTGAAGTGCTGGTACGTCTGGGCAAAGCGACTGCTTTGGTGGCTGTTCTGGGCAATCGTTGGTCTGCTGTGCCTGCTCGCTGGCGTGGGGATCTGGATGCAACGGGAGCATCTGGTCCTGAACCTGTCGACCTGCGAGCCGTTGGGTCTCTACCAACTCATCGGCAACCCCTATCCGCTGCACGATGGAGAGCTGGTGGAAGTGGAGCTTCCCGATCCCATCACCCACCCTGCGGTTGCCGAAGGCCTCCGGGACCATTGGTTTCCCGAGAATCAGCCTTGGATCAAGCAGGTCGGGGCACTACCCGGCCAGACGGTCACGCTCTCCCGTCAGGGGGTCTGGGTGGATGGCCGCTACCTGCCGAACTCGCACGTGGACCGGCGCACCCCAGGCGGGCGGGATGCGATCCTGCATTACCCCTTCGGCACCTACCACCTCAAAAACGGCCAGGTCTGGCTCTACGCACCGGGGAACTACGCCTTTGACTCCAGCTATTACGGGCCGGCGTCTCAAGGGCATATCCTGCAAGCGGCACATCCGTACTGGATCCTCCCCGGTAGCCAATACTGGCTTCGGAAGGGGGATTGA
- a CDS encoding carbon-nitrogen hydrolase family protein: protein MKQAIHLLTPFLIGAAIGWLSWPHAIWLAPAALVAIPSVAFRGWAGPFLLMLGYHLATTWGLIHGTAVFFPSAGLLLGLAFWTGSSLIFALPYFFYSPIFRKSRSLIGAPCAGVVTTALLSAISTILPPLGIIGWTSPWLGAISEGWTGVMLVLLGIALAALGRKAALAGLVIGVGTAAALGAGSLVLAARHPAPASWVGVNTRLGHLDSPLSYVEASMRLERSTMALLHKGVHIVLLPETVAGLWLVGTEDIWRPVVHWTADHPCQTVFVGTFVPHGRGYVDALVQIHDGRTRVLPDTIPVPFSMWHPWTPVGSFRMAPFSQRPEMTRVGSLRVGYLICYEQLLMWPALNLALHRPQVLLAPANDWWARGTDIPAIQRASAKAWGTFLGVPVLFAVNQ, encoded by the coding sequence ATGAAGCAAGCAATCCATCTCCTGACTCCATTTCTGATCGGCGCGGCCATCGGCTGGCTCTCCTGGCCTCACGCCATTTGGCTTGCTCCTGCGGCCTTGGTGGCAATCCCATCCGTTGCCTTCCGTGGCTGGGCGGGACCGTTCCTGCTAATGCTCGGTTATCACCTGGCAACCACCTGGGGGCTCATTCACGGAACGGCGGTATTCTTTCCGTCTGCCGGTTTGCTTCTGGGCTTGGCCTTCTGGACCGGATCGTCGCTGATCTTTGCTCTCCCCTATTTCTTCTACAGCCCAATCTTTCGTAAGTCCCGATCACTGATCGGGGCACCCTGCGCCGGAGTGGTGACCACGGCTTTGCTGTCGGCCATCTCCACCATCCTTCCCCCACTGGGGATCATTGGATGGACCTCTCCCTGGCTGGGGGCCATCTCGGAGGGATGGACGGGCGTGATGCTGGTGTTGCTCGGTATCGCATTGGCAGCCTTGGGCAGAAAAGCGGCATTGGCCGGGCTGGTGATTGGTGTCGGCACGGCCGCCGCCTTGGGGGCGGGATCGCTTGTGCTGGCCGCGCGCCATCCTGCTCCTGCCAGTTGGGTTGGGGTGAATACCCGCCTGGGGCATCTCGATTCGCCGCTGTCCTACGTCGAGGCTTCGATGCGACTGGAGCGAAGCACCATGGCATTGCTGCACAAGGGTGTCCATATAGTTCTGCTGCCGGAGACCGTAGCTGGACTCTGGCTGGTCGGGACGGAGGACATCTGGAGGCCGGTGGTGCACTGGACCGCCGATCATCCATGCCAGACGGTATTTGTCGGTACCTTCGTCCCCCATGGTCGCGGCTACGTGGACGCGCTCGTGCAGATCCACGACGGGCGGACTCGGGTGCTTCCCGATACTATTCCCGTCCCATTCTCCATGTGGCACCCCTGGACACCCGTAGGAAGTTTTCGCATGGCCCCCTTTTCCCAGAGGCCGGAAATGACCCGGGTTGGGAGCCTGCGGGTAGGGTATCTGATCTGTTACGAACAACTGCTGATGTGGCCTGCGCTGAATCTGGCACTCCACCGCCCACAGGTTCTGCTGGCTCCGGCGAACGACTGGTGGGCCAGGGGCACTGACATCCCTGCGATTCAGCGAGCTTCCGCCAAGGCCTGGGGGACTTTTCTCGGGGTTCCGGTGCTCTTCGCGGTGAACCAGTGA
- a CDS encoding ExeA family protein — protein MLLQHFGLKHLPLSKESPELWDDGSLASLRESFQWLLHTPGLGLLTGDPGVGKTATLRLLTEPLNPHRYRVVYQSDTDFGRVDIYRALGRALGVEPHYRRAHLWKDLKERIQDLVENKQVLPVWILDEAQNLPPDFFRDFPAFLNFAFDSRDLLTVWLVGHPSLAQTLDRVPYAALASRIRVRYHLRPVLERERFAALITHAFRSAGCSHTLLSDSGLELLHQASKGCPRQAGNVLHTALRLAVPKGLNHLPDDLIQTAIEALR, from the coding sequence ATGCTTCTCCAACACTTCGGTCTGAAACATCTACCTCTGAGCAAAGAGTCCCCGGAACTCTGGGACGACGGCAGCCTTGCCAGTCTGCGTGAGTCCTTCCAATGGCTCTTGCACACTCCCGGCCTCGGGCTGCTTACCGGCGACCCCGGGGTGGGCAAGACCGCCACCCTGCGCCTGCTCACCGAGCCACTCAATCCCCATCGCTACCGCGTCGTCTACCAGTCCGACACGGACTTCGGCCGGGTCGATATCTACCGCGCTCTGGGCCGCGCCTTGGGCGTCGAACCCCACTACCGCCGCGCCCATTTATGGAAAGACCTCAAGGAACGCATCCAGGACTTGGTCGAGAACAAGCAGGTCCTACCCGTCTGGATCCTGGACGAAGCCCAGAACCTCCCCCCGGACTTCTTCCGCGATTTCCCGGCCTTCCTCAACTTCGCCTTCGACTCTCGGGATCTGCTGACCGTCTGGCTGGTGGGCCACCCGAGCCTCGCACAAACCCTGGATCGGGTTCCCTATGCCGCCCTGGCCAGTCGCATCCGGGTCCGCTATCACCTGCGCCCGGTCCTGGAGCGAGAGCGCTTCGCCGCCCTGATCACCCATGCCTTCCGCTCCGCCGGCTGTTCGCACACCCTGCTGTCCGACTCCGGCCTGGAGCTGCTCCACCAGGCATCCAAGGGTTGCCCACGGCAGGCCGGCAACGTCCTCCACACGGCCCTGCGCCTGGCCGTGCCCAAGGGGCTGAACCATCTGCCCGACGACCTGATCCAGACCGCCATCGAGGCGTTACGATGA